The following coding sequences are from one Aggregicoccus sp. 17bor-14 window:
- the acnA gene encoding aconitate hydratase AcnA, translating into MTDSFKAKSQLKVGSATHDIYSLATVAKAHPAVNRLPFSLKVLLENLLRHEDGRVVKKEHVDKMLAWDPKATPDTEISFHPARVLLQDFTGVPAVVDLAAMREALAAMGGDPAKINPRNPADLVIDHSFQVDSFGTSAALQENAELEFERNQERYAFLRWGQDAFKNFSVVPPDTGICHQVNLEFLARVVFKQDGVVFPDTLVGTDSHTTMINGLGVVGWGVGGIEAEAVLLGQPITMLIPQVVGFKLKGSLPAGATATDLVLTITQMLRKKGVVGKFVEYYGPGLASLSLPDRATIANMAPEYGATVGFFPVDDEALAYMRFSGRSEEQVALTEAYCKAQGLFHTKDAADPVFSDTLELDLSTVVPSLAGPKRPQDRVPLSDMKPAYQKALVEMLAAGKSKGEDEEGGGKGAKAAPAEVPAERLNQTVTVKQGNQSYQLGHGAVVIASITSCTNTSNPAVLIGAGLLAKRAVEKGLVAKPWVKTSLAPGSKVVTEYLRDAGLQPYLDALGFHTVGYGCATCIGNSGPLPEQVSNAVVDGDLVVAAVLSGNRNFEGRINPHVRMNYLASPPLVVAYALVGEVGRDLDKEPLGLDRNGKPVFLKDIWPTTEEIQAVIRSAVKPSQFRDQYAHAMEGDKLWQGLKVPKSSTFKWDPKSTYVRNPPFFQNIPKEPAALKDISGARVLALLGDSVTTDHISPAGNIAKTSPAAKYLMEQGVEPKDFNSYGARRGNHEVMMRGTFANIRLKNLLVPGVEGGVTVHIPTRERMSIYDASMKYQAEGTPLVVLAGAEYGTGSSRDWAAKGTMLLGVKAVIAKSFERIHRSNLVGMGVLPLQFQEGEDAQSLGLSGQETFEVKGVAEGLSPMKKLTVKATGEKGTKEFTVTARIDTPNELDYYRHGGILTYVLRSLAKA; encoded by the coding sequence ATGACGGACAGCTTCAAGGCGAAGAGCCAGCTCAAGGTGGGCTCGGCCACCCATGACATCTACAGCCTCGCGACGGTGGCCAAGGCCCACCCGGCGGTCAATCGCCTGCCGTTCTCGCTGAAGGTGCTGCTCGAGAACCTCCTGCGCCACGAGGACGGCCGGGTGGTGAAGAAGGAGCACGTGGACAAGATGCTCGCCTGGGATCCCAAGGCGACGCCGGACACCGAGATCTCCTTCCACCCCGCGCGCGTGCTGCTGCAGGACTTCACCGGCGTTCCGGCCGTGGTGGACCTCGCCGCCATGCGCGAGGCGCTCGCCGCGATGGGCGGCGACCCCGCGAAGATCAACCCGCGCAACCCCGCGGACCTGGTCATCGACCACTCCTTCCAGGTGGACAGCTTCGGCACCAGCGCCGCGCTGCAGGAGAACGCGGAGCTCGAGTTCGAGCGCAACCAGGAGCGCTACGCGTTCCTGCGCTGGGGCCAGGACGCGTTCAAGAACTTCAGCGTGGTGCCGCCGGACACCGGCATCTGCCACCAGGTGAACCTCGAGTTCCTCGCGCGCGTCGTGTTCAAGCAGGACGGCGTGGTGTTCCCGGACACCCTGGTGGGCACCGACAGCCACACCACCATGATCAACGGCCTGGGCGTGGTGGGCTGGGGCGTGGGCGGCATCGAGGCGGAGGCCGTGCTGCTCGGCCAGCCCATCACGATGCTCATTCCCCAGGTGGTGGGCTTCAAGCTCAAGGGCAGCCTGCCCGCGGGCGCGACCGCGACCGACCTGGTGCTGACCATCACCCAGATGCTGCGCAAGAAGGGCGTGGTGGGGAAGTTCGTCGAGTACTACGGCCCGGGCCTCGCCTCCCTCAGCCTGCCGGACCGCGCCACCATCGCGAACATGGCGCCCGAGTACGGCGCCACCGTGGGCTTCTTCCCGGTGGACGACGAGGCGCTCGCGTACATGCGCTTCAGCGGCCGCTCCGAGGAGCAGGTGGCCCTCACCGAGGCCTACTGCAAGGCGCAGGGCCTCTTCCACACCAAGGACGCGGCAGACCCCGTCTTCAGCGACACGCTGGAGCTGGACCTCTCCACCGTGGTGCCCAGCCTCGCCGGCCCCAAGCGCCCGCAGGACCGCGTGCCGCTCAGCGACATGAAGCCCGCCTACCAGAAGGCGCTGGTGGAGATGCTCGCGGCCGGCAAGAGCAAGGGTGAGGACGAGGAGGGCGGCGGCAAGGGCGCGAAGGCGGCTCCGGCCGAGGTCCCGGCCGAGCGCCTCAACCAGACCGTCACGGTGAAGCAGGGCAACCAGAGCTACCAGCTGGGCCACGGCGCGGTGGTCATCGCCTCCATCACCTCGTGCACCAACACGAGCAACCCGGCGGTGCTCATCGGCGCGGGCCTGCTGGCCAAGCGCGCGGTGGAGAAGGGCCTCGTCGCGAAGCCCTGGGTGAAGACCAGCCTCGCGCCGGGCAGCAAGGTCGTGACCGAGTACCTGCGCGACGCGGGCCTGCAGCCCTATCTCGATGCGCTGGGCTTCCACACCGTGGGCTACGGCTGCGCCACCTGCATCGGCAACTCGGGCCCCCTGCCCGAGCAGGTCTCCAACGCGGTCGTGGACGGCGACCTCGTGGTGGCCGCGGTGCTCAGCGGCAACCGCAACTTCGAGGGCCGCATCAACCCGCACGTGCGCATGAACTACCTGGCGAGCCCCCCGCTCGTCGTCGCCTACGCGCTGGTGGGCGAGGTGGGCCGCGACCTCGACAAGGAGCCGCTGGGCCTGGACCGCAACGGCAAGCCCGTCTTCCTCAAGGACATCTGGCCCACCACCGAGGAGATCCAGGCGGTCATCCGCTCCGCGGTGAAGCCGAGCCAGTTCCGCGACCAGTACGCGCACGCGATGGAGGGCGACAAGCTGTGGCAGGGGCTGAAGGTACCCAAGAGCAGCACCTTCAAGTGGGACCCGAAGAGCACCTACGTGCGCAACCCGCCCTTCTTCCAGAACATCCCGAAGGAGCCGGCGGCCCTCAAGGACATCTCGGGCGCGCGCGTGCTCGCGCTGCTGGGTGACTCCGTGACCACGGACCACATCAGCCCCGCGGGCAACATCGCGAAGACGAGCCCCGCGGCGAAGTACCTCATGGAGCAGGGCGTGGAGCCGAAGGACTTCAACTCCTACGGCGCGCGCCGCGGCAACCACGAGGTGATGATGCGCGGCACCTTCGCGAACATCCGCCTCAAGAACCTGCTCGTCCCCGGCGTCGAGGGCGGCGTCACCGTGCACATCCCCACCCGCGAGCGGATGAGCATCTACGACGCCTCCATGAAGTACCAGGCCGAGGGCACCCCGCTCGTGGTCCTCGCGGGCGCCGAGTACGGCACGGGCTCGAGCCGCGACTGGGCGGCGAAGGGCACCATGCTGCTGGGCGTGAAGGCGGTCATCGCCAAGAGCTTCGAGCGCATCCACCGCTCGAACCTCGTGGGCATGGGCGTGCTCCCGCTGCAGTTCCAGGAGGGCGAGGACGCGCAGAGCCTCGGCCTCAGCGGCCAGGAGACCTTCGAGGTGAAGGGGGTCGCGGAGGGCCTCAGCCCGATGAAGAAGCTCACCGTGAAGGCCACGGGCGAGAAGGGCACGAAGGAGTTCACCGTCACCGCCCGCATCGACACGCCGAACGAGCTCGACTACTACCGCCACGGCGGCATCCTCACCTACGTGCTGCGCAGCCTCGCGAAGGCCTGA